A region of the Candidatus Moraniibacteriota bacterium genome:
TTGGATCTATTTTCAGCAATTTATTTATCATAGGCAATATTCTACATTTAAAATACAGAAAAAAATAATTATGGGTTATTTATTTTAAAGCATTTATATAATTATCGGGAAACAGAAAAATTCTCAGAATCAAAAACATTTATTTGAGGATCAACCTCTATATTTTGTATATTTCCTTGCAATAAATAGGGCCAGCTTACGCTAAATTTTTGCTCTTCCTTTGCACGTACAGAATCTCTTTGAGTTGTATTTATGCCAATTATATTACCATTTTCATCACGAATAACTATTGTGGCGTCTATTTTTTTAAAATCATACCCACTTTCGTTTCTGATTAATCCCTCAACTTGACTGCTATTAGGGGTTGGGGCAGCACCAAATTTTTTACTATATACTCCAATTTGAGGCTTACCAATTTTTGATAACTTTTCCCACTGGGTGTCACTTATCTCAACACTCACATCTTTAGGAATTTCATCATTCTCTGTTTTTAAATTTAACACTGCTAAATATCTGGTATCTGACGGAAGGATAAAACTGTATCCTTCTTGAGTTTTTATGGTTAATCCAGATTTATCTTTTAAAGTAAAGATGTATCTGAATGATTTCGCTCCCATAGATTCATTTGGATTATATATTTTTGCAACAACATCATAGACATCATTGCCTCCATAAGCGAAGGCAACTTCATCAATAATCAAATCTTCTATTTGAGCAACATCCTTGCATGGAGAACATGGTCCGCCACAATCAATTCCTTTTTCTCCTTGATTTTGTATTTTATCAGAACAGGTCGCTGCTGGAGAAAATAATAGATAAGAAATAAAGACAATCACAACAAAAACAACCAAATAACCCGCTATAATTTTAATCCTTTTTTTTATTATTTCTGAGTTTTCCATATTATTTTTTTTGGTTAGTTATTATTATAAGTATATTTTATTGCCATAAAAAAACAAGACCTGCTATTTAAAATTAAGAATTAAAATAATTTTTTACCAAACAAAAAATCCCGCTTAAGCGGGAAGTTTACCTCAAATGGAAACCAAAATTCTCGGCACTGACCTACTCTCCCTCATGGAGGTACCATCGGCGCTGAAGTGCTTAACTGCTCTGTTCGGGATGGGAAGAGGTGTTACCACTTCGCTAGAAGCACCGAGAATTTTGGTTTCCAAATTTTCAATAAGTAACTCTTAACCACTAACCATAAAAATAAGAAAGATTAATGAATCTATTAGTACTTCTTGGCTCAACTCCTTACGAAGCTTACACCTAAAGCCTATCAACCTAGTCTTCTTCTAGGAGATCCTCGTATAATAAATTATACGTAATATCTAATCTTGGGATGAGCTTCCCGCTTAGATGCTTTCAGCGGTTATCTCGTCCAAACATAGCTACTCGGCAGTGGACCTGGCGGTCCAGCCGATACACCAGAGGTTTGTTCTTTCCGGTCCTCTCGTACTAGGAAAGAGTTCCCTCAAATATTCACGCCTACAGCAGATAGGGACCAACCTGTCTCACGACGGTTTGAACCCAGCTCG
Encoded here:
- a CDS encoding FxLYD domain-containing protein → MENSEIIKKRIKIIAGYLVVFVVIVFISYLLFSPAATCSDKIQNQGEKGIDCGGPCSPCKDVAQIEDLIIDEVAFAYGGNDVYDVVAKIYNPNESMGAKSFRYIFTLKDKSGLTIKTQEGYSFILPSDTRYLAVLNLKTENDEIPKDVSVEISDTQWEKLSKIGKPQIGVYSKKFGAAPTPNSSQVEGLIRNESGYDFKKIDATIVIRDENGNIIGINTTQRDSVRAKEEQKFSVSWPYLLQGNIQNIEVDPQINVFDSENFSVSR